The following are from one region of the Nicotiana tabacum cultivar K326 chromosome 3, ASM71507v2, whole genome shotgun sequence genome:
- the LOC107780930 gene encoding phospho-N-acetylmuramoyl-pentapeptide-transferase homolog, whose translation MIVMRRSCASNLDWNSDFYRLGFYQNGKGSPNLKFQHLLINFYPHHIRLSPHLPLKICRSSARRYGLLCLPPRLLQVRAMDGDFGFSSLHDWGDNNGAIDYRLSASEGEESDGDIILQPITDVDLPTPKEQFYPADDSITATAHRLSMLGRAYKRKKTKYGILNNIGLITFSAVLLSLVDCCAWKIVRLPLAPLYLMRPFLISAVAVSCVGYVCVPLFRSFKLQSLIRKEGPARHSSKKGTPTMGGLYFVPIGVIVAEIIVGFSSPEVFGASAATLVFAAIGLLDDLISMRNNNVGLSARFRIILEVVAGTFFSFWLYTSDIPSPYSMKAVVPLPAPLGLVCLGRLYPFLTSFCFVSMANGINLTDGLDGLAGGTATLAFIAMSIAVLPICSELSIFGASMAGACAGFLLHNRYKASIFMGDTGALALGGALASMAACTGMFFPLFISSGVFILEALSVILQVSFFKTTKYFRGTGRRLFRMAPFHHHLELCGVKEPVIVAGAYVFSCILALSAGYVGLTSV comes from the exons ATGATAGTTATGCGAAGGTCTTGTGCTTCAAATTTAGATTGGAATTCTGATTTCTATAGACTTGGGTTTTAtcaaaatggaaaagggtctccGAATCTGAAATTTCAGCATTTGTTGATCAACTTTTATCCTCATCATATCAGATTAAGCCCGCATCTTCCTTTGAAG ATCTGTAGATCAAGTGCTAGGCGTTACGGGTTATTATGTTTGCCTCCTAGGcttcttcaagttcgagcaatggATGGG GATTTTGGGTTCTCTTCACTCCATGACTGGGGAGACAATAATGGAGCAATTGATTATAGGCTCTCTGCAAGTGAAGGTGAAGAAAGCGATGGAGATATTATACTACAGCCGATCACTGATGTTGATTTGCCTACCCCCAAGGAGCAGTTTTATCCAGCCGACGACTCCATAACAGCAACTGCCCACCGGTTATCAATGCTTGGCAGAGCGTACAAGAGAAAAAA GACAAAATATGGCATTCTAAACAACATAGGCCTCATAACATTCTCAGCGGTGCTTCTGTCTCTTGTGGATTGTTGTGCGTGGAAGATTGTCAGACTGCCCCTGGCTCCACTTTACCTGATGCGTCCCTTTCTCATTTCTGCAGTGGCAGTGTCTTGTGTAGGTTATGTCTGTGTCCCATTATTTCGCAGTTTTAAACTCCAATCGTTAATCAGGAAGGAGGGGCCTGCTCGGCACTCTAGTAAGAAAGGAACTCCTACTATGGGTGGACTGTATTTTGTCCCCATTGGAGTAATTGTTGCAGAAATTATTGTTGGGTTTTCTTCTCCGGAAGTTTTCGGAGCATCTGCAGCAACTTTAGTTTTTGCAGCAATTGGATTACTCGATGACTTGATAAGTATGAGGAATAATAATGTTGGCTTATCCGCTCGATTTAGAATCATATTGGAG GTAGTTGCTGGGACATTCTTCTCCTTTTGGCTGTACACGTCGGACATACCGTCACCCTACAGCAT GAAAGCAGTGGTTCCCCTACCTGCGCCTCTTGGGCTCGTATGTCTTGGAAGACTCTATCCTTTTTTAACCTCGTTTTGCTTTGTTTCCATGGCTAATGGAATTAATCTTACTGATGGTCTCGATGGATTGGCTGGAGGAACTGCCACATTGGCGTTCATTGCAATGTCGATTGCAGTGCTTCCTATATGTTCTG AGCTTTCCATATTTGGAGCATCCATGGCAGGAGCCTGTGCAGGTTTTCTTCTGCACAACCGGTACAAAGCATCAATATTTATGGGTGATACAGGAGCCTTAGCCTTAGGAGGCGCACTTGCTTCTATGGCTGCTTGTACAGggatgttctttccattgttcATTTCATCTGGTGTTTTTATCCTGGAAGCACTATCAGTTATACTGCAG GTTTCCTTCTTCAAGACAACAAAGTATTTTCGAGGAACTGGACGCCGCTTGTTTCGGATGGCACCCTTTCATCACCACCTTGAATTATGTGGGGTAAAAGAACCTGTCATAGTTGCTGGTGCATATGTTTTTTCTTGCATTTTAGCCTTGAGTGCCGGATATGTGGGACTCACTTCAGTATAA